The following are from one region of the Actinomyces sp. oral taxon 897 genome:
- a CDS encoding carbohydrate ABC transporter permease — MATRMRRGRGRYQGGVPALCSAVVWGSGQILNRQVGKGLIFLTSFVGVVTSEVVTGHYLLGGRDYSPRANGGWIVHGLWGLVTLGTRPRTMTTSGLTSGDNSVTLLADGMITLFGVLLLVALWWWNVRDAWTTARERAGGRPTASTRQWLRSLWQRSTAYVMLTPSALLVLFVSVLPIVFGILIAFTSYDRDHTPPAHLVRWVGLDNFTTVLRVGSWARTFAGVLTWTVVWAFLATLTTYFLGFVQAVLLTRRDVLWPRLWRSVLILPWAVPAMVSALVFRSMFNGQFGPVSGFLVDMGITDQRVNWFTDPNQPNLARAVALLVNLWLGFPYFMALISGTLTNIDSSLYEAARIDGASGLQAFRAITLPIVYRATAPLLIMSFVSNFNNFGVVYFLTQGGPADPSYQYAGDTDLLITWLYKLTLDNRMYNIGSVMSILIFVVVGSFSVWNLRRSRAMEGADLS; from the coding sequence ATGGCGACCAGGATGCGACGCGGGCGGGGCCGCTACCAGGGCGGTGTCCCGGCCCTGTGCTCCGCGGTGGTCTGGGGCAGCGGCCAGATCCTCAACCGGCAGGTCGGAAAGGGCCTGATCTTCCTGACCTCGTTCGTCGGCGTCGTGACGAGCGAGGTCGTCACCGGCCACTACCTCCTGGGAGGCAGGGACTACTCCCCACGGGCCAACGGAGGCTGGATCGTCCACGGCCTGTGGGGCCTGGTCACCCTGGGAACCCGCCCCCGGACCATGACCACCTCGGGCCTGACCAGCGGGGACAACTCGGTCACCCTCCTGGCTGACGGCATGATCACCCTCTTCGGGGTCCTGCTCCTGGTCGCGCTGTGGTGGTGGAACGTGAGGGACGCGTGGACCACGGCCCGGGAACGAGCCGGTGGCAGGCCCACTGCCTCCACCCGGCAGTGGCTCCGGAGCCTGTGGCAGCGCTCGACGGCGTACGTCATGTTGACCCCCTCGGCACTCCTGGTCCTGTTCGTCTCGGTCCTGCCCATCGTCTTCGGGATCCTCATTGCCTTCACGAGCTACGACCGTGACCACACCCCGCCTGCGCACCTCGTGCGCTGGGTGGGTCTGGACAACTTCACGACTGTCCTGCGGGTGGGCAGCTGGGCGCGGACCTTTGCGGGGGTCCTGACCTGGACGGTGGTCTGGGCGTTCCTGGCGACGCTGACGACCTACTTCCTCGGGTTCGTCCAGGCGGTCCTCCTCACGCGCAGGGACGTCCTGTGGCCCAGGCTCTGGCGCAGTGTCCTCATCCTGCCCTGGGCCGTCCCGGCCATGGTCTCGGCCCTCGTGTTCCGCTCCATGTTCAACGGGCAGTTCGGCCCCGTCAGCGGCTTTCTGGTGGACATGGGGATCACGGACCAGAGGGTCAACTGGTTCACCGACCCCAACCAGCCAAACCTGGCCCGTGCCGTGGCCCTCCTGGTGAACCTCTGGCTCGGCTTCCCCTACTTTATGGCCCTTATCTCCGGGACCCTGACGAATATTGACTCCAGCCTGTACGAGGCTGCCCGTATCGACGGGGCCTCGGGCCTCCAGGCCTTCAGGGCCATTACCCTCCCCATCGTCTACCGGGCGACCGCCCCCCTGCTGATTATGAGCTTCGTCAGCAACTTCAACAACTTCGGGGTCGTCTACTTCCTCACCCAGGGAGGTCCCGCAGACCCCTCCTACCAGTACGCCGGTGACACCGACCTCCTTATCACCTGGCTCTACAAGCTGACCCTGGACAACCGTATGTACAACATAGGTTCGGTCATGTCGATCCTCATCTTCGTCGT
- a CDS encoding extracellular solute-binding protein, whose product MTATPTLWTSPALSRRRLLTVLGATGLTAALAACSAPEDAAGQDDPTGPVWDAEARQYVMEDAVASGQQPLRIWVEYAAYGDALKAAFQKAHPGAVLDYEVVAKVDALDKMSLAGEAGTGPDVFTTNFDDLAQAVSSSLAAPLGEYGPVIAEQCGQDLSSVVTRDGQVYGVPVSTESIALFYNKTLLKDLTGSDQPARTWEEITSLASTYNDKASNRWTIRFLSGQLYYAYPVLSSAGWHLYPDGDLAHPGLDQQTLTQGLESYKNLRSVWDVNSADATYDFIENEFIKGQTPYVITGPWVFSDFDAAAQEKGFEYGVTTLPTTAGGQKAASLAGMAVGVVSGYSRYPAAARILAAFLASDAGAQALYSSVRAVPALAPDRLGSVPALADDDKAAGVLAQSANADFVQEIPEYMYTVGNELVAGVWDGVLDVPAAQSKAVTSYDQLRSMVS is encoded by the coding sequence ATGACTGCCACCCCCACCCTGTGGACCTCCCCCGCCCTGTCCCGCCGTCGCCTCCTGACGGTCCTCGGCGCCACCGGGCTCACCGCCGCGCTCGCGGCGTGCTCAGCACCTGAGGACGCCGCTGGGCAGGACGACCCGACCGGCCCGGTGTGGGACGCCGAGGCCCGCCAGTACGTCATGGAGGACGCCGTCGCCTCCGGGCAGCAGCCCCTGAGGATCTGGGTCGAGTACGCCGCCTACGGGGACGCCCTCAAGGCCGCCTTTCAGAAGGCGCACCCGGGAGCGGTCCTGGACTACGAGGTAGTGGCCAAGGTCGACGCCCTGGACAAGATGTCCCTGGCCGGTGAGGCGGGTACCGGCCCGGACGTCTTTACCACCAACTTCGACGACCTCGCCCAGGCCGTCAGCTCCTCCCTCGCGGCGCCGCTGGGTGAGTACGGTCCGGTCATCGCCGAGCAGTGCGGCCAGGACCTCAGCTCCGTGGTCACCCGTGACGGCCAGGTCTACGGTGTCCCGGTCTCCACGGAGTCCATCGCCCTGTTCTACAACAAGACCCTTCTCAAGGATCTCACCGGCAGTGACCAGCCTGCGCGCACCTGGGAGGAGATCACCTCCCTGGCCTCCACGTACAACGACAAGGCGAGCAACCGCTGGACCATTCGATTCCTGTCCGGCCAGCTCTACTACGCCTACCCCGTCCTGTCCTCGGCGGGCTGGCACCTGTACCCTGACGGCGACCTCGCCCACCCCGGCCTGGACCAGCAGACCCTGACCCAGGGCCTGGAGTCCTACAAGAACCTGCGCAGTGTCTGGGACGTCAACTCCGCGGACGCCACCTACGACTTCATTGAGAACGAGTTCATCAAGGGCCAGACCCCCTACGTCATCACCGGTCCCTGGGTTTTCTCCGACTTCGACGCCGCCGCGCAGGAAAAGGGCTTTGAGTACGGTGTCACCACGCTCCCCACGACCGCGGGCGGCCAGAAGGCCGCCTCCCTGGCCGGCATGGCCGTCGGCGTCGTCTCCGGCTACTCCAGGTACCCGGCCGCCGCCCGGATCCTGGCCGCCTTCCTCGCCTCCGACGCCGGTGCCCAGGCCCTCTACAGCTCTGTCAGGGCCGTGCCCGCCCTGGCTCCCGACAGGCTCGGCTCCGTACCCGCCCTGGCCGACGACGACAAGGCGGCCGGCGTCCTGGCCCAGTCCGCCAACGCGGACTTCGTCCAGGAGATTCCTGAGTACATGTACACCGTCGGCAACGAGCTCGTGGCAGGTGTCTGGGACGGGGTCCTGGACGTGCCCGCCGCCCAGAGCAAGGCGGTCACCAGCTACGACCAGCTCCGGAGCATGGTGAGCTGA